The window CCTCTTCACATGGTGCCTTACGAAAAAAATTATTAATCATTAGAGTTCACTCCCTTAACTGTAAGTTTTATATGACAGTTCCTAAATATAATATACTTCAAATTATAATAAAAGTTAGGCCTTTTAGGCAATAGCTAATAAAATTCTAAACAGTTTTGCAATACAAATTACTTGCTTCTATGAATATAATAGTTTATGATGCCACTTGTATTTCGGGTGTCTAAATAATATAATAATATTATATATTATAGTAAGGAGAGCCTAAGTATGAACTTTAGCTATTTAAGTAAATACATAAGTAGATATAAAAAACAGTTCTTAACAGCGCTTATCTTTTTAACCCTTGAAGCCATAGGAGATTTAATCCAACCAACTATCATGTCTAAGATAATCGACAATGGAGTAACTAAGGGAGATATGAATTATGTGCTTAAGCTAGGAGGACTTATGCTTTTAATGACTGGCTTTGGTGCTACTTGTGCCGTCATTAGAAATGTAGTGTCTTCTAAGGTATCCCAAAGCTTTGGAGCAGACTTAAGGGAAGATTTATATATTAAGATTCAGGGATTTTCCTTCGATAATATTGATCAGTTTCAAGATGCATCACTGATTACCAGACTTACAAATGATATTAATCAAATCCAAAACTTTTCCCATGGAATGATGAGAGTATTTGTAAAGGCTCCTATATTAGGAGTAGGAGCTATAATAATGGCATTTATATTAAATCCTAAAATGTCACTGATACTTTTAGGAGTAGTTCCAGTAGTAGGTACAATCATAGGTTTAAATCTTAAAATATCCTACCCTATTTTTACAAGTATTCAAAAGGCATTAGATAGAGTCAATAGCGTAATGAGAGAATACTTGGCCGGTATTAGAGTAGTGAAGGCTTTTAATAGATTTAAATATGAAAGAGAACGCTTTAAAATAGTAAATAGAGATTTAAAAGATGTTACTCTAAAAGGTATGAAAATAGTTGCTGTCTTTCATCCATTAGTGGCATTATCAGTAAATATTGGCATAGTATTAGTTTTATGGATTGGAGGATTAAATGTTAATATAGGTGACATGGAAGTTGGTAAAATCATGGCATTTATTAACTATATGACTCAGGTTTTATTTGCTCTCATGATAATGACTAGGGTATTAAATATGTTTATTAGAGCAAAGGCATCAGCAGAGAGAATAGGAGAAGTTTTTGAAGCAGAGAATACCCTTTTAATAAAGGATGAACCTGTTCAAATAGATAAAGCAAAGGGACACATAGAGTTTGAAAATGTATACTTCAAATATCATTCTGACAGCGGATATGTACTAGAGGATATTTGTTTTTCTATTAACCCTGGGGAAACTTTAGCAGTTATAGGCTCTACAGGCTCAGGTAAGTCTACTTTAGTCAATCTAATACCAAGATTTTATGATGTAGTTAAAGGGAAAGTAAAGATTGATGGTATAGATGTGAAAGATGTTAGTCTTAGTAATTTAAGAGAAAAAATAGCCATAGTTCCCCAAAAGGTTCTACTGTTTACAGGTAGCATCAAAGATAATATAAGATGGGGAGATGAAAATGCAACAGATAAAGAAATAGAAAGAGTTGCTAAAATAGCTCAAGCCCATGACTTTATTATATCATTCAATGAAGGTTATGATACTTACTTAGGACAAGGTGGGGTAAATTTATCAGGGGGTCAAAAGCAAAGAGTGTCCATAGCCAGAGCTCTTATAAAGAGGCCAGCAATACTTATTTTAGATGATAGCACATCTGCAGTAGACTTAATAACTGAGAAGAAAATAAGAAAAGGCTTAAAGGAATTTTTAAAAGATACTACAACTATATTAATAGCTCAAAGAATTACCTCTGTAATGGATGCAGATAAAATTATTGTGATGGATAAAGGAAGAATAGTAGGCATGGGAACTCATGAAAAGCTTCTAAAGACCTGTGAAGTATATCAGGACATCTACCATTCTCAGATAGGAAAGGGGGTAGTAAGCCTTGATGCCTAGACAAACGCAAAGAGGACCAACAGGTATTGCAGGAGGAAGAGGCATTATCATGCCTGCAAAGAAAGCAAAGGATGTTAGACATACTATAAAAAGGTTATGGGAATTGTTTAAGAGTGAAAAAAGACAACTTATTTTAGCTTTTTTATTAATATTGACATCAGGATTATTGGGGCTGTCTGTGCCATTCCTTATTGGTAAAGCAATAGATGCCATATCCATATATCCTGGGAAGGCTCTAGTTGAATTTGACAGGCTAAGATTTATAGTGTTGGTGTTATTAACAGTGTATATATCAGATAACATTCTGGTTTTTTTACAAGAGTACACTGTAGCAGGAATTGCTCAAAGAGTAGTATTTAATTTAAGGGAGAAGCTATTTGAAAAGCTTCAGTCCTTGCCAATTATATTTTTTGATAGACACACTCATGGAGAGATAATGAGCAGAGTATCTAATGATATAGATAATGTAAGCACTACTATATCTCAATCAACTGTACAGTTCATGTCGTCAGCAGTGAATATTTTAGGCTCATTGGTAATGATGCTGTATTTAAGCCCACTTATGACTTTGGCAAGTATGATTACCATTCCTATGGTGTTCTTTTTGACTAGATTTATAGCAAAGAAGACGAGACTATTATTTAGAGAGCAGCAAAAGACTTTAGGGAGGTTAAATGGACACATTGAGGAATCAATAGCAGGAATACATGTAGTAAAAGCATTCAATAATGAAGAAAAGGTAATAGCTGAATTTAAAGCTCAAAACGATATACTAAGAGATGTGGGAGTAAAGGCTCAGATTTGGTCTGGATTCATAATGCCTCTTATGAATGTAATTAACAACTTTGGGTTTGGTGTTATAGCTGTTTTCGGAGGAAGCTTAGCAGTAAAAGGTATTATTTCAGTAGGAGTGATTGCCAGCTTTATATCTTATTCAAAGCAATTTACAAGACCATTAAATGAGCTTGCAAATACATTTAATACATTGCAGTCAGGTGTAGCAGGAGCAGAGAGGGTATTTGAAATACTGGATGAAGTGGAAGAAAGAAAAGACAGCCATAATGCCATAGCTAAGGATAACGTTAGGGGAGAAGTGGAGTTTAAGGATGTAACTTTTGAATACAAGAAAGATGAGCCAGTACTAAAAGACATATCATTTAAAGTAGCTCCTGGAACTAACATAGCTTTAGTAGGACCTACTGGGGCAGGAAAAACTACTATAGTAAACTTACTGACTGGATTTTATGAGATAAACAAAGGAGAAATATTAATAGATGCAATCAATATAAAGGACTATCAGAAAAATAGTTTGAGGAAAATATTTGGAATGGTGCTCCAAGATACCTATCTATTTTCCGGAACTGTAAAAGAAAACATAAAGTATGGAAATCTAGAGGCAACAGATGAAGACATAGTTAAAGCAGCTATTTTAGCAAGAGCAGATGATTTTATAAATAAGCTACCTCAAGGCTATGATACATTTTTAACTGAAGGAGGAACTAATCTGAGCCAAGGGCAAAGACAGCTATTAGCTATATCTAGAGCAATTTTAGCTAATCCATCTATACTAATATTAGATGAAGCTACTTCCTCAGTAGATACTAGAACAGAATTGAAAATCCAAGAAGCCATGGTAAAGCTTATGGAGAATAGAACGACATTCATCATTGCTCATAGGCTATCTACTATTAAGGATGCAGATGTTATTATGGTAATAGATCATGGTGAAATAGTTGAAAAAGGTAGTCATGAAGAACTTCTAGATAAGAAAGGTCATTATTATAATCTTCATCAAAGTCAATTTGCTAATGTGGATATACCTTTGCAAAAATGAAAACCGCCTATTAGAGTATTCTACTTTTATGAAAACACACAGAAAATGAATTTAAATTATCTAAAATGTAATAGCGAAAGGTGCTGTTGCACTAGCAAGTTTTATTTTCTAGTGTAACAGCACCTTTTTATTGTTATATGAGTATGAGGCTATAAAACTTAAAGTACTTAGATATCTAAAGAAATAATTAGATAATTTGGTCTATTCATTAATTAACCGAGTTGATTAATATAAAAGGGACTTACTCTTTGTTAAAAATAATAAAAGTTATGATATAATATTTAGTGTCCCTAAATTATTATAGAAAGAAGAGATATAATGACTAGTACTGAATACGAAAAAAATGATAAGAAAACAAAAGTACTTAATTGGTTTAAAAACCCCACGAGATCTAGCGTTATTAATATTGCCTGGCCTGTTCTTGTGGAGCTACTTCTAGGCTCACTTTTTGGTATGATAGATATGATGATGCTTGGAAGAATGAGAGATAATTCATTGTCAGCTGCTTCTGTTGCTGCAGTCGGTATGACAAACCAACCCTTATTCATAGGCCTATCCTTGGTTCAAGCTTTAAATGTTGGCGGAACTGCTATGGTTGCCAGGTATTATGGTTCTGGTCAGAAGGACAAAATAGAGACTACATTAAAGCATGTAATGTTGCTGAGTCTGTTCATGCTTGCAATTCCTTTATCAACACTTGGAATAATATTTACAGATTCTATTTTAAGCTTTATGGGGGCAGAAGCGGATGCACTGCAGGCAGGAAGAATGTATTTTAAAGTTATTATGGTTGGATTTATATTCCAGTCCTTAAATATGTCTATATCTGCAGCCTTAAGAGGCATAGGACAGACTAAAATACCTATGAGAATTAACTTATTTTCTAATCTTTTTAATGTTTTTGGAAATGCGATTCTTATATATGGACTTTTAGGTTTTCCTGAACTTGGGGTCACTGGTGCTGGTATATCAACTGCTATTTCAAATGTAATTGCATGTGTGCTTTTATTTTGTTATGTAATAAAAGGTAAAAGTGTTGTTAGGTTAAATCTTAAAAACAGGTTTAAGTTTCAGAAGGATATCATATATAATTTGATAAAAATTGGACTACCCGCATCACTGGAACAAATGGCTATGAGAACAGGAGTGCTTATTTTTGTGAAAATAGTAGCAGGCTTAGGTACTGTTGTATATGCATCACATCAGATAGCTTTAAATATATTGGGACTATCATTTCAACCAGGTCAAGCCTTTGGTATTGCAGCTTCATCGCTAGTTGGAAGAAGTTTGGGAGCTCATGAGCATTCGAAGGCTGAAGACTATGCAAAAGAGACACGAAAGATTGGTTCAATGATATCTACTTTAATGGCAGTAGTATTTTTCTTTTTTGGACCACAGCTTGTAGGTTTATATTCTAATGATCCGATTGTTATTGAAAATGCTTCGCTAGCATTGAAGATAATTGCCCTAGTTCAACCCTTTCAATCCTCTCAGCTTATTTTAGCAGGAGGACTAAGAGGAGCGGGAGATACCTTTTGGCCTTTGGTGAGTACATTTACTGGTGTTCTAATGATTAGAGTTGGTTTAGCACACATATTTGTTAGAGTTCTAGGATATGGGTTAGCAGGAGCATGGATGGCAGTATTTGTAGACCAGTTTGTCAGATGGATCTTCGTATATGCAAGATTTAGAACAGGAAAATGGAAGTATGCAAAACTAAGATAGTAGTGGATTTTTATAGAGAATCTTTTCTGTATGCACAGAAGAGATTTTTTATGCAAATTACTAAGTCTATGTCCTTTAGCGACAGTTTCCATATATTTATGATAATATTGACTAAGACTACTTCTTTAGATACTACTTAACTATAGTTAAGTTATAGTCGATAACATTTTTAGACATCAAAGTTAGGAGGGGTCATGAACATTGAAGAACAGATTCAAAGCAATTTTTAACATTTCTATACCATTTATAATAATTATTTTAGGATATTTTCTTTATAAAAAGGCTATAGTGATGACCGCTCAACAATTGCAGATAATTGAGATTATCCCTTATTTTACTTTCCTTATTGGGCTGATTATCTCATTTAAATTTAATCGCAGTCGTGAATTTTTTATGTTTATCATCCTTGCATTGTCATTTGTTTTGCTTAATTATATCCGTAAAAACACTGGAGAATCAGGAAGTGCTTTAGATTTATACCTAGTCATATGTCTATTGATTCCTACAAATATCCTTGTATTTTCGATATTAAGTGAAAGAGGAGTATTGAGTTTATGGGGTGGAATTCGAATAGGTCTTATAGCTTTGCAATTATTATTCGCAAACTGGATAATTAATGCTGAGGGAAGAGAACTACTTGTTTTATTTAAAAAAGATTTAATACCAATAGAGCTGGAGAAAATGACTCCCATAACTGAAATTGCTCTATTAGTTTTTCTGATAGCCTTTATTTTGCTCATAATCAGGCAAGCTTTACGCAAAACAATGCATGATGTCTACTATGTAGGAGTACTATTTTCACTATTTCTTATTCTCCACAATTATAAAAACCAAATATTTTATTTAGTATTTTTCTTCACTTCAGGAGTTATTCTAGTAGTTTCAGTAATTCAGTACTCATATTCAGTTGCTTTTTATGATGAGCTTACAGGTTTACCATCTCGTAGAGCTTTAAAGCAAGATATGATGAAACTAGGAATTAACTATTCAATTGCTATGCTAGACATT of the Proteiniborus sp. DW1 genome contains:
- a CDS encoding ABC transporter ATP-binding protein — protein: MNFSYLSKYISRYKKQFLTALIFLTLEAIGDLIQPTIMSKIIDNGVTKGDMNYVLKLGGLMLLMTGFGATCAVIRNVVSSKVSQSFGADLREDLYIKIQGFSFDNIDQFQDASLITRLTNDINQIQNFSHGMMRVFVKAPILGVGAIIMAFILNPKMSLILLGVVPVVGTIIGLNLKISYPIFTSIQKALDRVNSVMREYLAGIRVVKAFNRFKYERERFKIVNRDLKDVTLKGMKIVAVFHPLVALSVNIGIVLVLWIGGLNVNIGDMEVGKIMAFINYMTQVLFALMIMTRVLNMFIRAKASAERIGEVFEAENTLLIKDEPVQIDKAKGHIEFENVYFKYHSDSGYVLEDICFSINPGETLAVIGSTGSGKSTLVNLIPRFYDVVKGKVKIDGIDVKDVSLSNLREKIAIVPQKVLLFTGSIKDNIRWGDENATDKEIERVAKIAQAHDFIISFNEGYDTYLGQGGVNLSGGQKQRVSIARALIKRPAILILDDSTSAVDLITEKKIRKGLKEFLKDTTTILIAQRITSVMDADKIIVMDKGRIVGMGTHEKLLKTCEVYQDIYHSQIGKGVVSLDA
- a CDS encoding GGDEF domain-containing protein, translating into MKNRFKAIFNISIPFIIIILGYFLYKKAIVMTAQQLQIIEIIPYFTFLIGLIISFKFNRSREFFMFIILALSFVLLNYIRKNTGESGSALDLYLVICLLIPTNILVFSILSERGVLSLWGGIRIGLIALQLLFANWIINAEGRELLVLFKKDLIPIELEKMTPITEIALLVFLIAFILLIIRQALRKTMHDVYYVGVLFSLFLILHNYKNQIFYLVFFFTSGVILVVSVIQYSYSVAFYDELTGLPSRRALKQDMMKLGINYSIAMLDIDFFKKFNDTYGHDTGDEVLKLVASIIKDVTGGGKSYRYGGEEFTILFPSRSIGEVLPHLEELREKISKRGFYVRSKNRPKKKPRKSTSSSRASKPIRITVSIGVAQKNEKNKTPDAVLKSADSALYRAKKKGRNCVSK
- a CDS encoding ABC transporter ATP-binding protein; protein product: MPRQTQRGPTGIAGGRGIIMPAKKAKDVRHTIKRLWELFKSEKRQLILAFLLILTSGLLGLSVPFLIGKAIDAISIYPGKALVEFDRLRFIVLVLLTVYISDNILVFLQEYTVAGIAQRVVFNLREKLFEKLQSLPIIFFDRHTHGEIMSRVSNDIDNVSTTISQSTVQFMSSAVNILGSLVMMLYLSPLMTLASMITIPMVFFLTRFIAKKTRLLFREQQKTLGRLNGHIEESIAGIHVVKAFNNEEKVIAEFKAQNDILRDVGVKAQIWSGFIMPLMNVINNFGFGVIAVFGGSLAVKGIISVGVIASFISYSKQFTRPLNELANTFNTLQSGVAGAERVFEILDEVEERKDSHNAIAKDNVRGEVEFKDVTFEYKKDEPVLKDISFKVAPGTNIALVGPTGAGKTTIVNLLTGFYEINKGEILIDAINIKDYQKNSLRKIFGMVLQDTYLFSGTVKENIKYGNLEATDEDIVKAAILARADDFINKLPQGYDTFLTEGGTNLSQGQRQLLAISRAILANPSILILDEATSSVDTRTELKIQEAMVKLMENRTTFIIAHRLSTIKDADVIMVIDHGEIVEKGSHEELLDKKGHYYNLHQSQFANVDIPLQK
- a CDS encoding MATE family efflux transporter, with protein sequence MTSTEYEKNDKKTKVLNWFKNPTRSSVINIAWPVLVELLLGSLFGMIDMMMLGRMRDNSLSAASVAAVGMTNQPLFIGLSLVQALNVGGTAMVARYYGSGQKDKIETTLKHVMLLSLFMLAIPLSTLGIIFTDSILSFMGAEADALQAGRMYFKVIMVGFIFQSLNMSISAALRGIGQTKIPMRINLFSNLFNVFGNAILIYGLLGFPELGVTGAGISTAISNVIACVLLFCYVIKGKSVVRLNLKNRFKFQKDIIYNLIKIGLPASLEQMAMRTGVLIFVKIVAGLGTVVYASHQIALNILGLSFQPGQAFGIAASSLVGRSLGAHEHSKAEDYAKETRKIGSMISTLMAVVFFFFGPQLVGLYSNDPIVIENASLALKIIALVQPFQSSQLILAGGLRGAGDTFWPLVSTFTGVLMIRVGLAHIFVRVLGYGLAGAWMAVFVDQFVRWIFVYARFRTGKWKYAKLR